From Ostrinia nubilalis chromosome 9, ilOstNubi1.1, whole genome shotgun sequence, one genomic window encodes:
- the LOC135074676 gene encoding uncharacterized protein LOC135074676, with the protein MTVQQLSSNISDESEDMVSLPPEEETYRRKYQLLLERCEVLQQDNERIVNRIHQAKTVTKRYRKDIKLLIERLDRHRDGFRTASMEVESRPEVIVKPNRATNKPQTSSKQAEKQTTAGGKKPGPKRKSKADKPERDPNAPKKPCNAFFIFCQEQRPLLVAEANSEMGTELSKPEVTRQLASRWRSLSTDEKRVYVARFERSKEKYVEELSAYNIKKEQ; encoded by the exons atgacaGTCCAGCAGCTTAGTTCGAATATTTCTGACGAGTCGGAGGATATGGTTAGCTTACCTCCCGAAGAAGAAACTTATAGGCGAAAATATCAGTTGTTATTGGAACGATGTGAAGTCTTGCAACAGGATAATGAACGAATAGTGAATAG GATACACCAAGCGAAGACAGTAACTAAGCGGTATCGTAAGGATATCAAATTGTTGATAGAGAGGTTGGATAGGCATAGAGATGGGTTTAGAACAGCGTCGATGGAAGTGGAATCGAGACCCGAGGTGATTGTCAAGCCAAATCGCGCCACGAACAAACCCCAAACTAGTTCAAAGCAAGCGGAGAAGCAAACCACAGCAGGTGGCAAAAAACCTGGACCTAAGAGAAAAAGTAAAGCTGACAAG CCTGAAAGAGATCCAAATGCACCAAAAAAGCCTTGCAATGCATTTTTCATATTCTGCCAAGAACAGCGACCACTGTTAGTAGCAGAAGCAAATTCTGAGATGGGAACTGAGCTATCTAAACCAGAAGTGACCAGACAGCTGGCTTCCAGGTGGAGATCACTTAGTACGGATGAGAAAAGG GTATATGTTGCTAGATTTGAAAGATCAAAGGAAAAATATGTTGAAGAATTATCTGCATATAACATCAAAAAGGAACAATGA